A stretch of the Theileria equi strain WA chromosome 1, complete sequence genome encodes the following:
- a CDS encoding tubulin beta chain, putative (encoded by transcript BEWA_022000A), which translates to MREIVHIQAGQCGNQIGAKFWEVISDEHGIDPSGSYAGDSDLQLERIDVFYNEANGGRYVPRAVLVDLEPGTMDSVRSGPFGQLFRPDNFVFGQSGAGNNWAKGHYTEGAELIDSVLDVVRKEAEGCDCLQGFQITHSLGGGTGSGMGTLLISKIREEYPDRIMETFSVFPSPKVSDTVVEPYNATLSVHQLVENADEVQVIDNEALYDICFRTLKLTTPTYGDLNHLVSAAMSGVTCSLRFPGQLNSDLRKLAVNLIPFPRLHFFMIGFAPLTSRGSQQYRALTVAELTQQMFDAKNMMCASDPRRGRYLTACAMFRGKMSTKEVDEQMSSVQNKNSSYFVEWIPHNTKSSVCDIPPKGLKMSVTFVGNSTAIQDMFKRVSDQFTAMFRRKAFLHWYTGEGMDEMEFTEAESNMNDLVSEYQQYQEATIDDDEEGYDE; encoded by the exons ATGAGGGAAATCGTTCACATCCAAGCTGGCCAATGTGGTAACCAAATTGGTGCCAAATTTTGGGAAGTTATATCCGATGAACATGGCATTGATCCG TCTGGAAGCTACGCCGGAGATAGCGACTTGCAATTGGAAAGGATAGATGTGTTTTACAATGAAGCAAATGGCGGTCGTTATGTTCCAAGAGCAGTACTTGTGGATTTGGAACCAGGTACCATGGATTCCGTACGCTCAGGTCCATTCGGTCAACTCTTCCGTCCAGACAACTTTGTTTTTGGCCAGTCTGGTGCGGGTAACAACTGGGCAAAGGGTCACTACACAGAAGGTGCTGAGTTGATCGACTCCGTTTTGGATGTTGTACGCAAGGAGGCTGAAGGTTGCGATTGCCTACAAGGTTTCCAGATCACACACTCCTTGGGTGGTGGTACTGGAAGTGGTATGGGTACCCTTTTGATTAGCAAGATTCGTGAGGAATACCCTGATCGTATTATGGAAACATTCTCTGTATTCCCATCTCCAAAGGTTTCCGATACTGTTGTTGAGCCTTATAATGCCACATTATCCGTCCACCAGTTGGTTGAAAATGCAGATGAAGTCCAGGTTATCGACAATGAGGCCTTGTATGATATTTGCTTCAGAACTCTAAAGCTGACTACACCTACATATGGCGATTTGAACCATCTCGTTTCTGCCGCCATGTCTGGTGTTACATGCTCATTGCGCTTCCCTGGTCAACTCAACAGTGATTTACGTAAACTTGCTGTAAATCTTATCCCCTTCCCAAGGTTGCACTTCTTTATGATTGGGTTTGCTCCTCTAACCAGCAGGGGAAGTCAGCAATACAGAGCACTCACAGTGGCCGAACTCACTCAGCAAATGTTTGATGCCAAGAACATGATGTGTGCTTCTGATCCCAGGAGGGGACGTTATCTCACTGCTTGTGCCATGTTCAGAGGAAAGATGAGCACAAAGGAGGTTGATGAGCAGATGAGCAGCGTCCAGAACAAGAACTCTTCATACTTTGTGGAATGGATTCCACACAACACAAAGTCCAGCGTATGTGATATTCCTCCAAAGGGCCTCAAAATGTCAGTTACCTTCGTTGGCAACTCTACAGCTATTCAAGACATGTTTAAGAGGGTGTCGGATCAATTTACCGCCATGTTTAGGCGCAAGGCGTTCTTGCATTGGTACACTGGTGAGGGTATGGACGAAATGGAGTTCACTGAGGCAGAATCCAACATGAACGATTTGGTTTCTGAGTATCAGCAGTACCAAGAGGCCACTATTgatgatgatgaagaaggCTACGACGAGTGA
- a CDS encoding cell differentiation protein rcd1, putative (encoded by transcript BEWA_021980A), translating to MTIGNFGYMPESNDSMVSGHVDSQMLAHQMSMGSASRPMVAPISSSTEKINPHMLYQLILDLSVAEKREYALIELSKQRENYPDLALLLWHSFGTVTTLLYEIVSVYHYLYPLTISMADSTKASNSLSLLQCIASHPQTRHHFLSAHIPLFLYPFLNTASKSRRLEYLKLTCLGVIGALVKSDDEEVIIFLLETEIIPLCLRIMETGSDISKTVSIFIVQKILMDDRGLAYVCATAERFYAVTAVLNNMVMNLIDSPSRRILKHIVRCYLRLSDNARARDALRRCLPEPLRKIDPAFYPCLKEEPMLKKWLLQLICNTEPVDDIQN from the exons ATGACGATTGGTAATTTTGGTTATATGCCTGAATCTAATGATTCAATGGTTTCTGGTCATGTAGATTCACAAATGTTGGCGCACCAAATGTCAATGGGATCAGCATCGAGACCAATGGTAGCGCCAATCTCGTCCTCGACCGAAAAAATCAATCCGCATATGCTTTATCAACTGATATTAGATTTATCCGTTGCTGAAAAACGTGAATATGCTCTGATAGAACTTAGCAAACAGCGTGAAAACTACCCTGACTTGGCTCTGCTACTATGGCACTCATTCGGAACTGTAACTACTCTCTTATATGAGATCGTATCTGTATA TCACTATCTTTACCCCTTGACCATTTCAATGGCAGACTCTACAAAGGCCTCAAACTCCCTTTCGCTCCTGCAGTGTATCGCATCTCATCCACAGACAAGACATCATTTCTTAAGTG CACACATACCTCTATTCCTgtatccatttttaaatactGCATCAAAGAGCCGTCGTCTCGAATATCTAAAGCTCACTTGCCTAGGCGTGATCGGAGCCCTTGTCAAG agtgatgatgaagaggttatcatcttccttctgGAGACTGAAATTATTCCTCTCTGCCTACGTATCATGGAAACCGGTTCTGACATTTCCAAGACG GTTTCAATCTTTATTGTACAAAAGATATTAATGGACGACAGAGGCTTGGCCTATGTCTGTGCGACTGCTGAACGTTTCTATGCAGTCACCGCTGTGTTGAACAACATGGTCATGAACCTCATCGACTCCCCATCACGCAGAATACTCAAGCATATTGTACGCTGCTATCTTCGACTTTCTGATAATGCACGTGCACGTGATGCTCTGCGTAGGTGTTTGCCAGAACCACTTCGGAAAAT AGATCCGGCCTTTTACCCATGCCTCAAGGAAGAACCAATGCTCAAAAAGTGGCTACTGCAGCTCATTTGTAATACAGAACCAGTAGATGACATACAAAACTAA
- a CDS encoding hypothetical protein (encoded by transcript BEWA_022030A): MQSPKLKPAKSPKITSTLKPLNSPQSNGDIKSVASPKSDGEPKPAKKRTKRIISDDDEDYEEPEKYGQELYNIPLMERLAKRVKNKSQSQDTPSQSTHIPTLVEDVESPLTQLSPTRQRTSSRVKSPLRITQMLKKKDSGDTPSSATSNESFKPTRASRAKSSDDDDDYVMDDDYADTDD; this comes from the coding sequence ATGCAGTCCCCGAAGTTGAAGCCTGCAAAGTCTCCAAAAATCACTAGTACTCTAAAGCCCCTAAACTCTCCTCAGTCTAATGGTGATATCAAATCAGTTGCCTCTCCTAAATCAGATGGAGAACCGAAACCAGCAAAGAAACGAACAAAGCGGATCATTAGCGATGATGACGAAGACTATGAGGAGCCGGAGAAATATGGGCAAGAGCTTTACAACATCCCATTAATGGAGAGACTGGCAAAGCGTGTGAAGAATAAATCACAATCTCAAGATACACCAAGTCAGAGTACACACATTCCAACTCTGGTAGAAGATGTGGAATCGCCACTTACACAACTGTCTCCGACCAGACAGAGAACGTCATCTAGGGTTAAATCACCTCTGAGAATAACACAAATGCTCAAGAAGAAAGATTCCGGTGATACTCCGTCATCTGCAACATCGAATGAATCGTTTAAACCAACAAGAGCCTCCAGAGCCAAATCTAGTGACGATGACGACGATTACGTCATGGATGATGACTATGCTGACACAGATGATTAA
- a CDS encoding hypothetical protein (encoded by transcript BEWA_022010A) produces the protein MDDEAPVKDDSWRELSLSLPLSIKKKGTDPKGTLLYTPPSWGASVSHLSDIDVYVEVISNGVVLGNVKLSDKGYYILGSQDDCDFVYKNPQVSRKHFVLQFNRFSNLLIYDLNSKCGTTVNHMRLEPEKYYTLNIGDQIRIGKRGFSSRVYIISGKSIFSREEDSESDDSKEEKPTEKRGAAYRDIEQIQKFRKRQIDLEEKTVVRDKPDVGSYDTRLDVDEWDDYFDAAIKKPEKKTTVLNKSNVLDNIRKLQQQELDLLNRWYISVKDALTPAEFGEGIDSELQDVKRRELDKDKTKFQKQLDGIRDDLEYYHKLLRVASF, from the coding sequence ATGGACGACGAGGCGCCCGTAAAGGATGATTCTTGGAGGGAGTTGAGCCTATCGTTGCCTTTGAGCATCAAGAAAAAGGGCACTGATCCCAAGGGAACACTGCTTTACACTCCTCCTAGTTGGGGCGCATCCGTTTCACACTTGAGTGACATAGATGTGTATGTTGAGGTGATTTCCAACGGCGTTGTTTTGGgaaatgtaaaattatcCGACAAGGGGTATTATATTTTAGGATCGCAGGATGATTGTGACTTTGTCTACAAGAATCCACAGGTTTCACGCAAGCATTTTGTTCTCCAATTCAACAGATTTTCAAATTTGCTCATATACGATTTAAACTCGAAATGTGGAACAACTGTTAACCATATGAGACTTGAACCTGAAAAGTACTACACATTGAACATTGGAGACCAAATAAGGATAGGGAAGCGTGGTTTTAGCAGTAGAGTCTATATAATTTCTGGCAAATCCATCTTTTCCAGGGAAGAAGATTCCGAATCAGACGACTCTAAGGAAGAAAAGCCTACTGAAAAGCGTGGCGCAGCTTATAGGGATATTGAACAGATACAAAAGTTCAGGAAACGACAGATTGACTTGGAGGAGAAGACTGTCGTGAGGGATAAACCGGACGTTGGTTCCTACGACACTCGACTAGACGTTGATGAATGGGACGACTATTTTGATGCCGCAATTAAAAAGCCTGAGAAAAAGACGACGGTGCTGAACAAGAGTAACGTTTTGGACAATATACGCAAATTACAGCAACAGGAACTCGACCTTCTAAATCGTTGGTATATCTCCGTTAAAGATGCGCTAACACCTGCCGAGTTTGGCGAGGGAATCGATTCGGAACTGCAAGATGTCAAGAGGAGGGAGCTCGACAAGGACAAGACAAAATTCCAGAAGCAGCTCGATGGCATAAGAGACGACTTGGAGTACTATCACAAACTTTTGAGAGTGGCAAGTTTCTGA
- a CDS encoding hypothetical protein (encoded by transcript BEWA_022020A) — translation MDGETDIFSRLGSKFATALGEVGNQLRQHAKQATREIGFSIDTLQSPFCGNPGDVQCSLFSFIGTNSSKSTNINISGTYTFDFDVRFHPKEIGLIVVSLGRVDRSDFKFAWKRCLKSYETPLDNVDGCEYRLNADDVGATIVVTCSNFTTGEVAVAEIGPVDIDVRSKRLIQDALFNNTSRHPLYLQAVHDSAKTDIQYAEQRGNGSNRYLLYILLEELMVQPEEMTSLSSNDPRVYRSRFSSSYPRVRLDPGNDLVFFIKMNENVELEFKVYSRQQRDLIVLMVRVFHSRTLLLNSFEYNSLELTRDGRLDTVVNNKNFNMNAMLQKLNNELSVAIEDNNRLKRELHQSKQEKTFLELEIKSTIQVFQQQIAGDAKDITCTELSGPNVTRSSEISRQTTNASGVTSADIEEMSTYNKDQSEDVYVELINRNAMLVEQVSRLSAENANLQAEIDTVTSEKNRLQKHSQCVLQDFEKLKNENLELTKTMGELKKKIRKLTLVT, via the coding sequence ATGGACGGGGAAACTGACATCTTTTCCCGTTTGGGCAGCAAATTCGCCACTGCTCTAGGGGAAGTAGGAAACCAGCTAAGACAACATGCCAAACAAGCGACTCGTGAAATAGGATTCTCTATAGACACTCTACAGTCTCCCTTTTGTGGAAACCCAGGTGATGTGCAGTGCTCCTTGTTCTCATTTATCGGCACAAATTCGTCAAAATCgacaaatataaacattaGCGGGACTTATACTTTTGATTTTGACGTAAGGTTTCATCCCAAAGAGATTGGCCTAATTGTAGTTAGCCTAGGACGTGTTGACAGAAGTGACTTCAAGTTTGCGTGGAAACGTTGTCTAAAGAGCTACGAAACACCGCTTGACAATGTAGACGGATGCGAGTATAGGTTGAACGCTGACGATGTAGGTGCCACTATAGTGGTAACATGCTCTAATTTTACCACGGGAGAGGTTGCCGTTGCCGAAATCGGGCCTGTAGACATCGATGTCAGGTCAAAACGCTTGATTCAGGATGCATTGTTTAACAACACATCAAGACATCCCTTGTATCTACAGGCTGTTCATGACTCTGCAAAGACAGACATCCAATACGCCGAACAACGGGGTAACGGTAGCAATCGCTACTTGCTTTACATCCTTTTGGAGGAGCTTATGGTACAACCAGAGGAAATGACATCGCTGTCATCCAACGATCCTAGAGTTTATAGAAGCAGGTTTTCAAGTAGCTACCCAAGGGTCCGTTTAGACCCTGGAAACGACCTTGTtttttttataaaaatgaatgaGAATGTAGAACTAGAATTTAAAGTGTACAGTAGGCAACAAAGGGACCTGATTGTGTTGATGGTTAGGGTCTTTCATAGTCGTACATTGCTGCTAAACAGCTTTGAGTACAATTCATTGGAATTGACCAGAGATGGTAGACTAGATACCGTCGTtaataacaaaaattttaacatGAACGCAATGTTACAAAAGCTAAACAACGAGCTTTCAGTCGCTATTGAGGATAATAATCGGTTAAAGCGCGAATTACACCAGTCAAAACAGGagaaaacatttttagAGCTTGAGATAAAGAGCACAATCCAGGTATTTCAACAGCAAATTGCAGGTGATGCCAAGGACATCACATGCACTGAACTTTCTGGTCCTAATGTAACTAGAAGTTCTGAAATTTCTAGGCAGACTACCAACGCATCCGGTGTAACAAGTGCGGATATTGAGGAGATGAGCACATACAACAAGGACCAATCTGAGGATGTTTATGTGGAGTTAATTAACAGAAACGCAATGTTGGTTGAGCAAGTGAGCAGATTGAGTGCCGAGAATGCAAATTTACAAGCAGAGATTGATACAGTCACTAGCGAAAAGAATCGCCTACAGAAACATTCCCAATGTGTGCTGCAGGACTTTGAGAAGCTCAAGAATGAAAATTTAGAGTTAACAAAGACTATGGGGGAGCTAAAGAAGAAGATTAGAAAGTTGACCCTTGTTACttaa
- a CDS encoding hypothetical protein (encoded by transcript BEWA_021990A), protein MSDDSEQVKKVASESKNASDTLNTSSSKEQIDRRVPVGRSTTAVANSSGLISNKNYSIRSLKRKRSRHDSSLRVCCTDCGAFSSYKIGDYVKCEHCNNTDFELF, encoded by the coding sequence ATGTCGGACGATTCAGAACAGGTAAAAAAAGTGGCCTCTGAATCGAAAAATGCAAGCGATACTTTAAATACATCGTCTTCTAAGGAACAGATCGATCGCCGTGTTCCAGTTGGACGTTCTACAACAGCAGTTGCCAATTCATCTGGTTTGATTTCTAACAAGAATTACTCGATCCGCTCATTGAAACGAAAGAGGAGCAGACACGACTCAAGCCTCCGCGTCTGTTGTACGGATTGCGGCGCATTTTCTAGTTACAAGATTGGGGATTATGTAAAGTGTGAGCATTGCAACAACACAGATTTTGAATTATTTTAA